A genomic segment from Mus caroli chromosome 17, CAROLI_EIJ_v1.1, whole genome shotgun sequence encodes:
- the Slc29a1 gene encoding equilibrative nucleoside transporter 1 isoform X2 — protein MTATKYFTNRLDVSQNVSLDTDQSCESTKALADPTAALPARSSLSAIFNNVMTLCAMLPLLVFTCLNSFLHQRISQSVRILGSLVAILLVFLVTAALVKVEMDALSFFVITMIKIVLINSFGAILQASLFGLAGVLPANYTAPIMSGQGLAGFFTSVAMICAIASGSELSESAFGYFITACAVVILAILCYLALPRTEFYRHYLQLNLAGPAEQETKLDLIREEPKGRREEFGVPGPNSPPTNRNQSIKAILKSICVPALSVCFIFTVTIGLFPAVAAEVESSIAGTSPWKSYFIPVACFLNFNVFDWLGRSLTAVCMWPGQDSRWLPVLVASRIVFVPLLMLCNVKARHCGAQRQHFTFKHDAWFIVFMAAFAFSNGYLASLCMCFGPKKVKPAEAETAGNIMSFFLCLGLALGAVLSFLLRALV, from the exons ATGACAGCAACCAAG TATTTCACAAACCGCCTGGACGTGTCCCAGAATGTGTCCTTGGACACTGATCAATCATGCGAAAGCACCAAGGCCTTGGCTGACCCCACAGCGGCCTTGCCAGCCCGGAGTTCTCTCAGTGCCATCTTCAACAATGTCATGACCCTGTGTGCCATGCTGCCCTTGCTGGTCTTCACCTGCCTCAACTCGTTTCTGCATCAGCG GATCTCTCAGTCTGTTCGGATCTTGGGCAGCCTGGTGGCGATCCTGCTGGTATTCCTTGTCACTGCCGCCCTGGTGAAGGTGGAGATGGATGCTCTGTCCTTCTTTGTCATCACCATGATCAAGATTGTGCTCATCAATT CATTTGGTGCCATTTTGCAAGCCAGCCTTTTCGGTCTGGCAGGCGTCCTGCCAGCCAACTACACAGCCCCCATCATGAGTGGCCAGGGCCTGGCTGGCTTCTTCACCTCTGTCGCCATGATCTGTGCCATTGCCA GTGGTTCTGAGCTGTCAGAAAGCGCCTTTGGCTACTTCATCACAGCCTGTGCAGTTGTCATTTTGGCCATCCTGTGTTACCTGGCTCTGCCTCGGACG GAATTCTATCGCCACTACCTGCAGCTCAACCTTGCGGGGCCTGCAGAGCAGGAGACCAAGTTGGATCTCATAa GAGAGGAgccaaaaggaagaagagaggaatttGGGGTGCCAGGCCCCAACTCTCCACCCACCAACAGAAACCAGTCTATCAAAGCCATACTTAAGAGT atcTGTGTCCcggctctgtctgtctgcttcatCTTCACGGTCACCATTGGGTTGTTCCCTGCTGTGGCCGCTGAGGTGGAATCCAGCATCGCAGGCACAAGTCCCTGGA AAAGCTATTTCATTCCCGTGGCCTGTTTCTTGAATTTCAATGTCTTTGACTGGCTAGGCCGGAGCCTCACTGCTGTCTGCATGTGG CCTGGCCAGGATAGCCGCTGGCTGCCAGTTCTGGTTGCCTCGAGGATTGTGTTTGTTCCCCTGCTGATGCTCTGCAACGTGAAGGCACGCCATTGTGGCGCGCAGCGGCAGCACTTCACCTTTAAGCATGACGCCTGGTTCATCGTCTTCATGGCCGCCTTTGCCTTCTCCAATGGCTACCTCGCCAGCCTCTGCATGTGCTTCGGGCCCAA GAAAGTCAAACCAGCTGAGGCGGAGACAGCAGGAAACATCATGtccttctttctgtgtctgggccTGGCTCTGGGAGCTGTGTTGTCCTTCTTATTAAGGGCACTTGTGTGA
- the Slc29a1 gene encoding equilibrative nucleoside transporter 1 isoform X1 — protein sequence MTTSHQPQDRYKAVWLIFFVLGLGTLLPWNFFMTATKYFTNRLDVSQNVSLDTDQSCESTKALADPTAALPARSSLSAIFNNVMTLCAMLPLLVFTCLNSFLHQRISQSVRILGSLVAILLVFLVTAALVKVEMDALSFFVITMIKIVLINSFGAILQASLFGLAGVLPANYTAPIMSGQGLAGFFTSVAMICAIASGSELSESAFGYFITACAVVILAILCYLALPRTEFYRHYLQLNLAGPAEQETKLDLIREEPKGRREEFGVPGPNSPPTNRNQSIKAILKSICVPALSVCFIFTVTIGLFPAVAAEVESSIAGTSPWKSYFIPVACFLNFNVFDWLGRSLTAVCMWPGQDSRWLPVLVASRIVFVPLLMLCNVKARHCGAQRQHFTFKHDAWFIVFMAAFAFSNGYLASLCMCFGPKKVKPAEAETAGNIMSFFLCLGLALGAVLSFLLRALV from the exons ATGACAACCAGTCACCAGCCTCAGGACAG GTATAAGGCAGTATGGCTTATCTTCTTTGTGCTGGGCCTGGGGACACTGCTCCCCTGGAATTTTTTTATGACAGCAACCAAG TATTTCACAAACCGCCTGGACGTGTCCCAGAATGTGTCCTTGGACACTGATCAATCATGCGAAAGCACCAAGGCCTTGGCTGACCCCACAGCGGCCTTGCCAGCCCGGAGTTCTCTCAGTGCCATCTTCAACAATGTCATGACCCTGTGTGCCATGCTGCCCTTGCTGGTCTTCACCTGCCTCAACTCGTTTCTGCATCAGCG GATCTCTCAGTCTGTTCGGATCTTGGGCAGCCTGGTGGCGATCCTGCTGGTATTCCTTGTCACTGCCGCCCTGGTGAAGGTGGAGATGGATGCTCTGTCCTTCTTTGTCATCACCATGATCAAGATTGTGCTCATCAATT CATTTGGTGCCATTTTGCAAGCCAGCCTTTTCGGTCTGGCAGGCGTCCTGCCAGCCAACTACACAGCCCCCATCATGAGTGGCCAGGGCCTGGCTGGCTTCTTCACCTCTGTCGCCATGATCTGTGCCATTGCCA GTGGTTCTGAGCTGTCAGAAAGCGCCTTTGGCTACTTCATCACAGCCTGTGCAGTTGTCATTTTGGCCATCCTGTGTTACCTGGCTCTGCCTCGGACG GAATTCTATCGCCACTACCTGCAGCTCAACCTTGCGGGGCCTGCAGAGCAGGAGACCAAGTTGGATCTCATAa GAGAGGAgccaaaaggaagaagagaggaatttGGGGTGCCAGGCCCCAACTCTCCACCCACCAACAGAAACCAGTCTATCAAAGCCATACTTAAGAGT atcTGTGTCCcggctctgtctgtctgcttcatCTTCACGGTCACCATTGGGTTGTTCCCTGCTGTGGCCGCTGAGGTGGAATCCAGCATCGCAGGCACAAGTCCCTGGA AAAGCTATTTCATTCCCGTGGCCTGTTTCTTGAATTTCAATGTCTTTGACTGGCTAGGCCGGAGCCTCACTGCTGTCTGCATGTGG CCTGGCCAGGATAGCCGCTGGCTGCCAGTTCTGGTTGCCTCGAGGATTGTGTTTGTTCCCCTGCTGATGCTCTGCAACGTGAAGGCACGCCATTGTGGCGCGCAGCGGCAGCACTTCACCTTTAAGCATGACGCCTGGTTCATCGTCTTCATGGCCGCCTTTGCCTTCTCCAATGGCTACCTCGCCAGCCTCTGCATGTGCTTCGGGCCCAA GAAAGTCAAACCAGCTGAGGCGGAGACAGCAGGAAACATCATGtccttctttctgtgtctgggccTGGCTCTGGGAGCTGTGTTGTCCTTCTTATTAAGGGCACTTGTGTGA
- the Mymx gene encoding protein myomixer, translating into MPVPLLPMVLRSLLSRLLLPVARLARQHLLPLLRRLARRLSSQDMREALLSCLLFVLSQQQPPDSGEASRVDRSQRKERLGPQK; encoded by the coding sequence ATGCCCGTTCCACTGCTCCCGATGGTGCTTCGATCGTTGCTGTCCCGCCTGCTGCTGCCTGTTGCCCGCCTGGCCCGGCAGCACCTCCTGCCCTTGCTGCGCCGGCTGGCCCGCCGACTGAGCTCCCAAGACATGAGAGAGGCTCTGCTGAGCTGTCTGCTCTTTGTCCTCAGCCAGCAACAGCCACCGGATTCTGGAGAGGCCTCCAGAGTGGACCGAtcccagaggaaggagagattgGGCCCCCAGAAGTGA